GCGAAAATCTTCCCGCAAACTTACAATTTCCGAATCAGCAATGCTGAAAGTTCGGGCATCTTCAATTGAATTTTCATCTATATCCGTGCCTAATAGTTTTATTCTATCTGGATCGTAGGAGCTGCCGAGGATCTCCAGGAGGAGGATCAGAACGGAATATGCCTCGCGTCCGGTTGCACAGGCAGAGCTCCAAATGCGAATTTCTCCGCCGCTTGAATACTTTTTCAAATTTAAAATTTCGGGAATAACCTTTGTTCGAAGGGAATCGAAGACCTTTGGATCGCGAAACAGTTCGGTAACATTTATAGTGATTTTATCGACGAGAAAATCCATCTCCGCAGGATCGGATTCCAAAAGCTCGAGATACTCCTCCAAATTTGGACGCTTTGCCAAAAGCGCTCTGGTTGCTATCCTTCTTGCCAGAAGAGGCTTCCTATATTGCGAAAAATCGAGACGACGCTCAGATTTGATTTTCTGAATTATAGAATCGATCACTTTTAGATTCTGTTTGACCATCCATCTCCATAAGATCGAGACTTCTATTTTTTGAGCATAGCGGCTATCTTATCAAGTAGAACCTTTCCGTCGAACGGCTTGGTCATATAGGCGTCGGCACGTACATCATCGCCGATATTTTTATCACACTCCTGCCCCCGCGCAGTAAGCATCAGCACCTTGATGTGCATAAATTTGACGTCGAATTTCAGGAGGCGACAAACCTGGTAACCATCGAGCTTCGGCATCATTACATCCAGTATGATCAAATCGGGCTGGATAGTTTTCGCCTTATTTAACCCCTCCTGACCGTCGTAAGCGGTTTCAACCTGATACCCCTGTGATTCAAGACGAAACTTAATCGTCTCAACCAGATCAACTTCATCATCGATTATGAGAATCTTTTTGGGCATCTCTCCTCCAAGTTACGACACACAAAGGCATATTAAAAAAAGATATCTACCCTCTAAAAAGAACCGGCTGACCTATATATTACAATTTTAGATTTCTGTAAAAAGAAAACCCGGAGCAGTATCGGGATTTTCTCCAAAAACTACCCGCTTAATCAAAAACGCAATGC
This genomic stretch from Myxococcales bacterium harbors:
- a CDS encoding protein-glutamate O-methyltransferase CheR — its product is MVKQNLKVIDSIIQKIKSERRLDFSQYRKPLLARRIATRALLAKRPNLEEYLELLESDPAEMDFLVDKITINVTELFRDPKVFDSLRTKVIPEILNLKKYSSGGEIRIWSSACATGREAYSVLILLLEILGSSYDPDRIKLLGTDIDENSIEDARTFSIADSEIVSLREDFRALCRKNLEPKEGEGWSLPEKLRKSVNFVRHDLTKELRAEIFDLILCRNVFIYFERNLQLLVMRRIFEKLYDNGYLVMGLVESVPDEMRGLFDLSDANLRIFRKGKSG
- a CDS encoding response regulator, whose product is MPKKILIIDDEVDLVETIKFRLESQGYQVETAYDGQEGLNKAKTIQPDLIILDVMMPKLDGYQVCRLLKFDVKFMHIKVLMLTARGQECDKNIGDDVRADAYMTKPFDGKVLLDKIAAMLKK